From one Streptomyces sp. N50 genomic stretch:
- a CDS encoding glycosyltransferase family 39 protein, protein MTTDTDQTTYPGGGSPSSWGPTTGDSDTGRDTAAGDPVVVESHTPAPGAGEPKQPLGRRLWRGRPEDPRWARPAFWGMLLATALLYLYNLSASGYSNSFYSAAVQAGSKSWKAMLFGSLDAGNAITVDKPSAFLWPMEISVRVFGLNSWAILVPEVLMGVGTVAVVYAAVRRRHSPQAGLIAGAVLALTPVAALMFRFNNPDAALALLMATACYLVVRALEDGRTKWLVWAGVAIGFAFLSKTLQAFLILPPLAIVYAVCAPVSVKKRFAQLGLATGALVVAAGWWVALVELWPASSRPYIGGSQNNSFLELTFGYNGFGRLSGDETGSVGGGGGGTGTGMWGATGWNRMFNDEIGSQISWLLPTALILLVAGLVATRKLNRTSVRRSSMLVWGGSLVTTLVVFSYMAGIFHQYYTIALAPYIAAVIGIGAGSLWEKRGEIWASITLAAAVVAAGVWGYVLLNRTPDYLPWLKWLVLIGSLAGALGLIFVAKIGRQLALAAVGLSIVAGLAGPAAYTMSTVNSAHTGSIPTAGPAGASMMGGGPGGGGGRGGFGGGNRTGGGTGTMPGQQGGGTTQNQGGGFPGGGTGTMPGGGTGTAPGGGTGTAPGGGTGTTPGGGGTTQNQGGGFGGQMGDGGMGGGGGVGGLLNGATVTSAAKKLLQTDASKYTWVAASIGSQNAASYQLATGDPVMAIGGFNGTDPSPTLAQFKKYVADGKIHYFISGGTGMGGSSTGSSSQISSWVEKNYKKVTVGSATFYDLTQKTSS, encoded by the coding sequence ATGACCACCGACACCGATCAGACGACCTACCCGGGAGGAGGCAGCCCCTCGTCCTGGGGGCCGACTACCGGTGACAGCGACACCGGCAGAGACACGGCCGCAGGCGATCCGGTCGTCGTGGAGTCGCACACGCCGGCCCCCGGCGCCGGTGAGCCGAAGCAGCCGCTCGGCCGCCGTCTGTGGCGCGGCCGGCCCGAGGACCCGCGCTGGGCGCGCCCCGCGTTCTGGGGCATGCTGCTGGCGACGGCGCTGCTCTACCTCTACAACCTGAGCGCGTCCGGCTACTCCAACTCCTTCTACTCGGCGGCGGTTCAGGCCGGCAGCAAGAGCTGGAAGGCGATGCTGTTCGGCTCGCTGGACGCGGGCAACGCGATCACCGTCGACAAGCCCTCGGCGTTCCTGTGGCCGATGGAGATCTCGGTCCGCGTCTTCGGCCTCAACTCCTGGGCGATCCTGGTCCCCGAGGTCCTCATGGGCGTCGGCACCGTCGCGGTCGTCTACGCGGCGGTACGGCGCCGGCACAGCCCGCAGGCCGGTCTGATCGCGGGCGCCGTGCTGGCGCTCACCCCGGTCGCCGCGCTGATGTTCCGCTTCAACAACCCTGACGCGGCACTGGCGTTGCTCATGGCGACGGCCTGCTACCTCGTCGTCCGGGCCCTGGAGGACGGCCGCACCAAGTGGCTGGTCTGGGCCGGAGTCGCGATCGGCTTCGCGTTCCTCTCCAAGACCCTCCAGGCCTTCCTGATCCTCCCGCCGCTGGCCATCGTCTACGCGGTCTGCGCACCGGTGAGCGTGAAGAAGAGGTTCGCCCAACTGGGCCTGGCCACCGGCGCGTTGGTCGTCGCGGCCGGCTGGTGGGTCGCGCTCGTCGAGCTGTGGCCGGCGTCCTCGCGCCCCTACATCGGCGGCTCGCAGAACAACAGCTTCCTTGAACTGACCTTCGGCTACAACGGGTTCGGCCGCCTCAGCGGCGACGAGACCGGCAGCGTCGGCGGCGGAGGCGGCGGCACCGGCACGGGCATGTGGGGCGCCACCGGCTGGAACCGCATGTTCAACGACGAGATCGGCAGCCAGATCTCCTGGCTGCTGCCCACCGCGCTGATCCTCCTCGTCGCGGGCCTGGTGGCCACGCGCAAGCTCAACCGCACGTCGGTCAGGCGCAGTTCGATGCTCGTGTGGGGCGGATCGCTGGTCACGACCCTGGTCGTCTTCAGCTACATGGCCGGCATCTTCCACCAGTACTACACGATCGCGCTCGCCCCCTACATCGCCGCCGTGATCGGCATCGGCGCGGGTTCCCTCTGGGAGAAGCGCGGCGAGATCTGGGCGTCCATCACGTTGGCGGCGGCGGTAGTTGCCGCCGGCGTCTGGGGCTACGTCCTCCTCAACCGCACCCCCGACTACCTGCCCTGGCTGAAGTGGCTGGTCCTCATCGGCTCCCTGGCCGGTGCGCTCGGCCTGATCTTCGTAGCGAAGATCGGCCGCCAACTCGCCCTCGCGGCAGTCGGCTTGAGCATCGTGGCGGGCCTCGCCGGCCCGGCGGCGTACACCATGTCGACGGTCAACTCCGCGCACACCGGCTCGATTCCGACGGCCGGTCCGGCGGGCGCGAGCATGATGGGCGGCGGTCCTGGTGGCGGCGGCGGTCGCGGCGGCTTCGGCGGCGGCAACCGTACCGGTGGCGGCACGGGCACGATGCCCGGCCAGCAGGGCGGCGGTACGACGCAGAACCAAGGCGGCGGCTTCCCCGGCGGCGGCACGGGCACGATGCCCGGCGGCGGTACCGGCACAGCTCCTGGCGGCGGTACCGGCACAGCTCCTGGCGGCGGCACCGGCACCACCCCCGGTGGTGGCGGTACCACGCAGAACCAGGGCGGCGGCTTCGGCGGTCAGATGGGCGACGGCGGCATGGGCGGCGGCGGTGGCGTCGGCGGCCTGCTCAACGGCGCGACGGTCACCTCGGCGGCCAAGAAGCTCCTCCAGACGGACGCGAGCAAGTACACCTGGGTCGCCGCGTCCATCGGCTCCCAGAACGCCGCGAGCTACCAACTCGCCACCGGCGACCCGGTGATGGCGATCGGCGGCTTCAACGGCACCGACCCGTCGCCGACGCTGGCCCAGTTCAAGAAGTACGTGGCGGACGGCAAGATCCACTACTTCATCTCGGGCGGCACCGGAATGGGCGGCAGCAGCACGGGCAGCTCCTCGCAGATCTCCTCGTGGGTCGAGAAGAACTACAAGAAGGTGACGGTCGGTTCGGCCACCTTCTACGACCTGACGCAGAAGACGAGCAGCTGA
- a CDS encoding MFS transporter: MSTSPALQGHPQRWIVLGVICLAQLTVLLDNTVLNVAIPSLTRELGAGTADIQWMINAYSLVQSGLLLTAGSAADRYGRKKMLITGLVLFGAGSLIAGLADSTGQLIAARAGMGVGGALLITTTLAVVMQIFSPEEQPRAIGIWAAVNALGFATGPLLGGFMLNHFWWGAIFLINIPVAALALVAAVVLVPESKNPRGDRPDLLGALLSTVGMASLVYAIISGPAHGWTSGRVLSIAAVAVAVLAAFAYWESRVPYPMLDLDFFRDRRFTGAVTGVVLITFGMAGSLFLLTQHLQFVLGYGPLEAGVRTAPLALVIVALNFSGLAARWTTRLGMPVSIGLGMVLMSAGLVSIASLASGGYAGTLVGLLLIGAGAALANPAMAHAIMSAIPPEKAGVGAGINGTLGEFGNGLGVAVLGAVLSSRFAAGSLPEGLAGASSAGERRRVIDSFSAGLESSQLVGAVAVLVGGLLAAALLWRAERADSEMVVAQ; the protein is encoded by the coding sequence ATGTCGACCTCCCCAGCCCTCCAGGGCCACCCCCAGCGCTGGATCGTCCTCGGAGTCATCTGCCTCGCCCAGCTCACCGTGCTGCTCGACAACACCGTCCTGAACGTCGCGATCCCCTCGCTCACCCGCGAACTCGGCGCAGGCACCGCGGACATCCAGTGGATGATCAACGCGTACTCGCTGGTGCAGTCGGGGTTGCTCCTGACGGCGGGCAGCGCGGCCGACCGCTACGGCCGCAAGAAGATGCTGATCACGGGACTCGTACTCTTCGGCGCGGGCTCGCTGATCGCCGGACTGGCCGACTCCACAGGGCAGTTGATCGCCGCACGGGCCGGCATGGGCGTGGGCGGCGCGCTGCTCATCACGACCACCCTCGCCGTGGTGATGCAGATCTTCAGCCCCGAGGAACAGCCGAGGGCGATCGGCATCTGGGCCGCGGTCAACGCGCTCGGTTTCGCGACGGGCCCGCTCCTCGGCGGCTTCATGCTGAACCACTTCTGGTGGGGCGCGATCTTCCTGATCAACATCCCGGTCGCGGCACTGGCGCTGGTGGCGGCGGTCGTCCTGGTCCCCGAGTCCAAGAACCCGCGCGGCGACCGCCCCGACCTCCTCGGCGCCCTGCTCTCCACCGTCGGCATGGCCTCGCTGGTCTACGCGATCATCTCCGGGCCCGCGCACGGCTGGACGTCGGGCCGGGTGCTGTCGATCGCGGCGGTGGCTGTTGCCGTCCTCGCCGCCTTCGCGTACTGGGAGAGCCGTGTCCCGTACCCGATGCTCGACCTGGACTTCTTCCGCGACCGCCGCTTCACGGGCGCGGTGACGGGCGTGGTCCTGATCACCTTCGGCATGGCAGGCTCCCTCTTCCTCCTCACCCAGCACCTCCAATTCGTCCTCGGCTACGGCCCGTTGGAGGCGGGTGTGCGTACGGCGCCGCTCGCGCTGGTGATCGTCGCGCTCAACTTCTCGGGGCTGGCGGCGAGGTGGACGACGCGGCTTGGGATGCCGGTTTCCATCGGGCTGGGCATGGTGTTGATGTCGGCGGGGCTGGTGTCGATCGCCTCGCTCGCGTCCGGGGGGTATGCGGGGACGTTGGTGGGGTTGTTGCTGATCGGGGCGGGGGCGGCGCTGGCCAATCCGGCGATGGCTCACGCGATCATGAGTGCGATTCCGCCGGAGAAGGCGGGGGTCGGGGCGGGGATCAACGGCACGTTGGGGGAGTTCGGGAACGGGTTGGGGGTCGCGGTGTTGGGGGCGGTGCTGAGTTCTCGGTTCGCGGCGGGCTCCTTGCCGGAGGGCTTGGCCGGGGCTTCCTCCGCTGGGGAGAGGAGAAGGGTGATCGATTCTTTCTCCGCGGGTCTGGAGAGCAGTCAGTTGGTGGGGGCGGTAGCTGTTTTGGTCGGGGGGTTGCTTGCTGCGGCGTTGCTGTGGCGGGCGGAGCGGGCAGACTCGGAGATGGTGGTCGCCCAGTAG
- a CDS encoding PPOX class F420-dependent oxidoreductase: MASNIASNTSVSLDELLDFVRPRHRAILLTRRADGSPQGSPLTCGVDDSGRIVVSTYPERAKTRNAKRDPRVSLIILSDEWNGPWVQIDGTAEVIDSPDSVEPLVEYFRNISGEHPDWDEYRAAMVKQGKSIVRVSPERWGPVATGGFPARLAGG; the protein is encoded by the coding sequence ATGGCTTCGAACATCGCGAGCAACACCTCCGTGTCCCTGGACGAGCTGCTGGACTTCGTACGGCCCCGGCACCGGGCGATCCTGCTGACCCGGCGGGCCGACGGCAGCCCGCAGGGTTCGCCGCTGACCTGCGGGGTCGACGACTCGGGGCGGATCGTCGTCTCGACCTACCCCGAGCGCGCCAAGACCCGCAACGCGAAGCGGGATCCGCGGGTCAGCCTGATCATCCTGAGCGACGAGTGGAACGGGCCGTGGGTCCAGATCGACGGCACGGCCGAGGTCATCGACTCGCCGGACTCCGTGGAACCCCTCGTCGAGTACTTCCGGAACATCTCCGGGGAGCATCCGGACTGGGACGAGTATCGGGCGGCGATGGTGAAGCAGGGGAAGTCGATCGTGCGGGTCTCTCCCGAGCGGTGGGGTCCGGTCGCCACCGGCGGTTTTCCAGCGCGGCTCGCCGGGGGCTGA
- a CDS encoding YceI family protein, producing MGLTAKIRTRDGWAVSHAVVTVTDMTGAQVLRAEADAEGAVRDVNPLAPGPYTVIVTAVGYAPAAATSIVTASGRAEVGTVTLARQGGTELPPPGPWTVDPAHSTVGAVAQHLGISSVRGRFTDFAATVEIAPDDIAKSRVEAVISAASIDTGNGMRDDHLRSADFLDVARFPEITYSSTGLTPAGSDRWTVSGELTLHGVVRPVDLDLAYLGTGADPWGGTRAAFRATTELHREDFAMNYNQVVQAGIAAIGTTLRVELDVQAVQGESLPQA from the coding sequence ATGGGACTGACCGCGAAGATCCGTACCCGCGACGGATGGGCCGTGTCGCACGCGGTCGTCACGGTGACCGACATGACCGGGGCGCAGGTACTGCGGGCCGAGGCGGACGCGGAGGGGGCGGTGCGGGACGTGAACCCGTTGGCGCCCGGGCCGTACACCGTGATCGTGACGGCCGTCGGGTACGCGCCGGCCGCCGCCACCTCGATCGTCACCGCGAGCGGGCGGGCCGAGGTCGGCACGGTGACGCTGGCGCGGCAGGGCGGTACGGAGCTGCCGCCGCCCGGGCCGTGGACGGTCGACCCCGCGCACTCCACGGTCGGCGCGGTCGCGCAGCACCTGGGCATCTCCAGCGTGCGGGGCCGGTTCACCGACTTCGCCGCCACGGTCGAGATCGCGCCGGACGACATCGCCAAGTCCCGTGTGGAGGCGGTCATTTCGGCCGCGTCCATCGACACGGGGAACGGCATGCGCGACGACCATCTCCGGTCCGCCGACTTCCTGGACGTGGCCCGCTTCCCGGAGATCACCTACTCCTCGACGGGTCTGACCCCGGCCGGCTCCGACCGCTGGACGGTCTCCGGCGAGCTGACCCTCCACGGTGTCGTACGACCGGTCGACCTCGACCTCGCCTACCTCGGCACCGGGGCCGACCCCTGGGGCGGCACGCGGGCCGCGTTCCGGGCGACCACGGAACTCCACCGCGAGGACTTCGCGATGAACTACAACCAGGTCGTCCAGGCGGGCATCGCGGCGATCGGTACGACGCTCAGGGTGGAGCTGGACGTCCAGGCGGTGCAGGGGGAGTCGCTGCCGCAGGCGTGA
- a CDS encoding MarR family transcriptional regulator, with protein sequence MAERTQYEELMRQFSAFGAVRRELGRIMPSDCPGGSAAVLTLLDRYGDMRMSKLAELLSVDMSVTSRHVAHVVDRGWIERSPDPADKRSRILRLTPRGRAQVDELSRRTAQLLADRLSDWSDEEVGQLIQLMARLRASFGDCRTAQPPPTRPPVVAETPHTSDSPHHELEHTTRTPA encoded by the coding sequence ATGGCCGAGCGGACGCAGTACGAGGAGCTGATGCGTCAGTTCAGTGCCTTCGGTGCCGTACGCAGGGAGTTGGGGCGGATCATGCCGTCCGACTGTCCCGGCGGCTCCGCGGCCGTGCTGACCCTGCTCGACCGGTACGGCGACATGCGGATGAGCAAGCTCGCGGAGCTGCTCTCCGTCGACATGTCCGTGACCAGCCGCCATGTCGCGCACGTCGTCGACCGGGGCTGGATCGAACGGTCCCCCGACCCCGCCGACAAGCGCTCCCGCATCCTGCGCCTCACCCCCCGCGGCCGGGCCCAGGTGGACGAACTCTCCCGGCGGACCGCGCAGTTGCTCGCCGACCGGCTGAGCGACTGGAGCGACGAGGAGGTCGGGCAGCTGATCCAGCTGATGGCCCGGCTGCGGGCGAGCTTCGGCGACTGCCGTACCGCGCAGCCCCCGCCCACGCGCCCTCCCGTCGTGGCCGAAACCCCCCACACCAGCGACTCCCCCCACCACGAACTCGAACACACCACCCGTACACCCGCATAA
- a CDS encoding TetR/AcrR family transcriptional regulator, with protein sequence MAKTSPSSGRSARTSVWLETKTRRSGRGGGGQPGLDRTRITEVTVRLLDAEGLAKFSMRRLAAELNVTAMSVYWYVDSKDDLLELALDAVFGELRLPDAEAEGEDWRDQLRALATEYRVLLVRHPWLSPLVGTFLNIGPNYLAFSRVVQRVVRRTGLPDHGLTGAIVSVFQFVYGYGTIEGHFFAQVADTGMTPDDYFRQAMTTVTEAPTAAEVLEESRQLMAARGGDTVEEMMDRDFTFALDLLVAGIEAMVKRAGDEDPGRQ encoded by the coding sequence GTGGCCAAGACATCGCCGTCGTCGGGGCGTTCCGCGCGCACCAGTGTCTGGCTTGAGACGAAGACGCGCCGGAGCGGGCGCGGCGGCGGGGGACAACCGGGCCTCGACCGCACCCGCATCACCGAGGTCACCGTGCGGCTGCTCGACGCCGAAGGGCTGGCCAAGTTCTCGATGCGGCGGCTCGCGGCCGAGCTGAACGTGACCGCGATGTCCGTCTACTGGTACGTGGACTCCAAGGACGACCTCCTCGAACTCGCCCTGGATGCCGTCTTCGGGGAGTTGCGGCTGCCCGACGCGGAGGCCGAGGGCGAGGACTGGCGGGACCAACTCCGCGCCCTGGCAACGGAGTACAGGGTCCTGCTGGTTCGACACCCCTGGCTGTCGCCGCTCGTCGGCACCTTTCTCAACATCGGCCCGAACTACCTCGCGTTCTCCCGCGTCGTCCAGCGCGTGGTCCGGCGCACCGGGCTGCCGGACCACGGGCTGACGGGGGCGATCGTGTCGGTCTTCCAGTTCGTGTACGGCTACGGCACGATCGAGGGCCACTTCTTCGCCCAGGTCGCCGACACCGGCATGACCCCCGACGACTACTTCCGCCAGGCCATGACCACGGTGACCGAGGCCCCGACGGCCGCCGAGGTCCTGGAGGAGTCCAGGCAACTCATGGCGGCCCGGGGCGGCGACACGGTCGAGGAGATGATGGACCGGGACTTCACCTTCGCCCTGGACCTGCTGGTGGCGGGCATCGAGGCGATGGTGAAGAGGGCTGGAGACGAGGACCCAGGTCGGCAATAA
- a CDS encoding MFS transporter, translating into MATTTPAGVRAHAKHGGASPAAPDGAPMTHRQIMEALSGLLLGLFAAIISSTIVTNALPTIIGSLGGGQEAYTWVVTAALLSMTASVPLWGKMADLVSKKALVQISLVIYIIGSVVAGLAQNPAMLIGARVIQGLGAGGLSALVQVVMAAMIAPRERGRYSGYTGATFAVATVGGPLLGGVITDTSWLGWRYCLFVGIPFALIALIVLQKTLNLPVAKRKVKVDWTGAFFITAAASLLLVWVTFADDKYDWLSWQTYTMVGGTLVLALLFVFTETRASEPIIPLRLFRNRTVSLASLASLFVGVGMYSGTVFFSQYFQLARDKSPTMSGVMTIPMIGGLFVASMVSGRFITKTGRWKGWLVAGGLFLTAGLGLLGLMRYDTPYWELSIYMAMLGIGVGTMMQNLVLSTQNQVTPKDLGAASSTVSFFRSLGGAVGVGVLGSVMSGRITHYAKDTVASLDPQSQAAAAKAVGSSALPDMDALPSTVRTWLESAYGHGIADVFLYAAPFALIAFIVVMFIKEVPLRTSGGLAQAAEEAVGVLDAGEFPAPAEEKTPSWATEGTEQLAAVSTVVGEETAPVTASDPMPDPVSAGIPIRGFVRGAESAPVPQSAVTLISLAGRQLGRSVTQADGSYALAAPSVGSYVLIASADGFQPQASTVVVNGAEPVSYDVLLSGTSGLNGLVRAAETGLPVKDAMVIVTDVRGDLLSSGITGEQGEFAFAELVPGAVTVAVNAAGYRPRALPVEVGGTGVTRIEIDLDSGAQVQGVVRAPHGPLADARVTLVDAAGNVVGTATTGSDGAYAFTDLSGGEYTVIATGYPPVATALTVNGRGSDGHDIELAHPGE; encoded by the coding sequence ATGGCAACGACCACACCAGCCGGTGTGCGGGCTCACGCCAAGCACGGAGGGGCCTCCCCCGCGGCCCCCGACGGCGCTCCGATGACACACCGGCAGATCATGGAGGCGCTCTCCGGGCTGCTGCTCGGCCTGTTCGCCGCGATCATCTCGTCGACGATCGTCACCAACGCCCTGCCGACCATCATCGGCAGCCTGGGCGGCGGCCAGGAGGCCTACACCTGGGTCGTCACCGCGGCCCTGCTCTCCATGACGGCCTCGGTGCCGCTGTGGGGCAAGATGGCCGACCTGGTCAGCAAGAAGGCCCTGGTCCAGATATCCCTGGTCATCTACATCATCGGCTCGGTCGTCGCCGGCCTCGCGCAGAACCCGGCGATGCTGATCGGCGCCCGTGTCATCCAGGGCCTCGGCGCCGGCGGTCTCTCCGCCCTCGTCCAGGTCGTGATGGCCGCGATGATCGCCCCGCGCGAGCGCGGCCGGTACTCCGGCTACACCGGTGCCACCTTCGCCGTCGCGACCGTCGGCGGTCCGCTGCTCGGCGGCGTGATCACCGACACCTCGTGGCTCGGCTGGCGCTACTGCCTCTTCGTCGGTATCCCGTTCGCGCTGATCGCGCTGATCGTCCTGCAGAAGACGCTGAACCTCCCGGTCGCCAAGCGGAAGGTCAAGGTCGACTGGACCGGCGCCTTCTTCATCACCGCGGCCGCCTCGCTGCTGCTGGTCTGGGTGACCTTCGCCGACGACAAGTACGACTGGCTGTCGTGGCAGACGTACACGATGGTGGGCGGCACGCTCGTGCTGGCGCTGCTGTTCGTGTTCACCGAGACCCGGGCGAGCGAGCCGATCATCCCGCTGCGCCTGTTCCGCAACCGCACCGTCTCGCTCGCCTCGCTGGCCTCGCTGTTCGTCGGTGTCGGCATGTACTCGGGCACGGTCTTCTTCTCCCAGTACTTCCAGCTCGCCCGCGACAAGTCCCCGACGATGTCCGGGGTCATGACGATCCCGATGATCGGCGGGCTGTTCGTCGCGTCGATGGTCTCCGGCCGTTTCATCACCAAGACCGGCCGCTGGAAGGGCTGGCTGGTCGCCGGCGGTCTCTTCCTCACCGCGGGCCTCGGCCTGCTCGGCCTGATGCGCTACGACACCCCGTACTGGGAACTGTCCATCTACATGGCCATGCTGGGCATCGGCGTCGGCACGATGATGCAGAACCTGGTCCTCTCCACGCAGAACCAGGTCACCCCGAAGGACCTCGGCGCCGCCTCCTCCACGGTGAGCTTCTTCCGGTCCCTCGGCGGCGCGGTCGGCGTCGGTGTGCTCGGCTCGGTCATGTCCGGCCGGATCACGCACTACGCCAAGGACACCGTCGCCTCGCTCGATCCGCAGTCGCAGGCCGCCGCCGCGAAGGCCGTCGGCAGCAGCGCGCTCCCCGACATGGACGCCCTCCCGAGCACGGTCCGCACCTGGCTGGAGAGCGCCTACGGCCACGGGATCGCCGACGTCTTCCTCTACGCGGCCCCCTTCGCGCTGATCGCCTTCATCGTCGTGATGTTCATCAAGGAGGTCCCGCTGCGGACCTCCGGCGGGCTTGCGCAGGCCGCCGAGGAGGCCGTGGGTGTGCTGGACGCGGGCGAGTTCCCCGCGCCGGCCGAGGAGAAGACACCGAGCTGGGCCACCGAAGGAACCGAGCAACTCGCCGCCGTGTCAACGGTGGTGGGGGAGGAGACCGCACCCGTGACCGCATCCGACCCCATGCCAGATCCCGTGTCCGCCGGGATTCCGATCCGCGGCTTCGTCCGGGGCGCCGAGAGCGCGCCCGTCCCGCAGTCCGCCGTCACCCTGATCTCCCTCGCGGGACGCCAGTTGGGCCGCTCGGTCACGCAGGCGGACGGCTCCTACGCGCTGGCCGCGCCGAGCGTCGGCTCGTACGTCCTGATCGCCTCCGCCGACGGCTTCCAGCCGCAGGCGTCCACGGTCGTCGTCAACGGCGCCGAACCGGTGTCGTACGACGTGCTGTTGAGCGGTACCAGCGGGCTGAACGGGCTCGTGCGGGCGGCCGAGACGGGGCTGCCCGTCAAGGACGCGATGGTCATCGTGACGGACGTGCGCGGCGACCTGCTGTCCAGCGGAATCACCGGAGAGCAGGGCGAGTTCGCGTTCGCCGAGCTGGTGCCGGGGGCCGTGACCGTCGCGGTGAACGCCGCCGGGTACCGGCCGCGCGCGCTGCCCGTCGAGGTCGGCGGCACGGGTGTCACCCGGATCGAGATCGACCTCGACTCCGGCGCCCAGGTCCAGGGCGTCGTCCGCGCCCCGCACGGCCCGCTGGCCGACGCCCGCGTGACCCTCGTGGACGCGGCGGGCAACGTGGTCGGCACCGCCACGACCGGTTCGGACGGGGCGTACGCCTTCACCGACCTGAGCGGCGGCGAGTACACGGTGATCGCGACGGGCTACCCGCCGGTCGCGACCGCCCTCACGGTGAACGGTCGCGGATCCGACGGCCACGACATCGAACTCGCCCACCCCGGCGAGTAG
- a CDS encoding bifunctional glycosyltransferase family 2/GtrA family protein, giving the protein MRTDTSPGTLPAREHLPAGDAGTPVLDVVIPVYNEEKDLQPCVLRLHEHLKRTFPYAFRITIADNASIDTTPQVAARLESEIPEVTSFRLEQKGRGRALRTVWSASDAPILAYMDVDLSTDLNALLPLVAPLISGHSDLAIGSRLARSSRVVRGAKREFISRTYNLILRGSLQARFSDAQCGFKAIRRDVAQALLPLVEDTGWFFDTEMLVLAERAGLRIHEVPVDWVDDPNSTVHIVKTATEDLKGVWRVGKALASGSLPLDRVTRPFGDDPRDRDIQDVPKGLARQLVGFCVVGGLSTLFYLVLYSLFRQFGGSQVANALALLVSAVANTAANRRLTFGVRGRGGAVRHQAQGLVVFAIGLALTSGSLAALNAASSDPAHSTELAVLVAANLAATVLRFLLFRAWVFPDRGDSAEEETAAALNSPSSPTYSTTPQHPQNPQYPGSYAAPLPQRQPLPQQSEYDTAPHTTQFRAGEAADGTWRDATMQLQPVRPHDTDPRDPR; this is encoded by the coding sequence ATGCGAACCGACACTTCTCCCGGCACCCTGCCGGCGCGGGAGCACCTCCCGGCCGGAGACGCCGGTACGCCTGTCCTGGACGTAGTGATCCCCGTCTACAACGAGGAGAAGGACCTCCAGCCATGTGTGCTCAGACTGCACGAGCACCTCAAGCGCACGTTCCCGTACGCGTTCCGCATCACCATCGCGGACAACGCGTCGATCGACACCACCCCTCAGGTGGCCGCGCGGCTGGAGTCGGAGATCCCGGAGGTCACATCCTTCCGGCTGGAGCAGAAGGGGCGCGGTCGAGCACTGCGCACCGTCTGGTCCGCCTCGGACGCCCCGATCCTCGCCTACATGGACGTCGACCTCTCCACCGACCTCAACGCGCTGCTCCCCCTGGTGGCGCCGCTGATCTCGGGTCACTCCGACCTGGCGATCGGATCCCGGCTGGCCCGCTCGTCGCGTGTCGTGCGTGGCGCCAAGCGCGAGTTCATCAGCCGGACCTACAACCTGATCCTGCGCGGCTCGCTGCAGGCCCGCTTCTCGGACGCCCAGTGCGGATTCAAGGCGATCCGGCGTGATGTGGCCCAGGCGCTGCTGCCGCTCGTCGAGGACACCGGCTGGTTCTTCGACACCGAGATGCTGGTGCTGGCCGAGCGTGCCGGACTCCGTATCCACGAGGTGCCGGTCGACTGGGTCGACGACCCGAACTCGACCGTCCACATCGTCAAGACGGCGACCGAGGACCTGAAGGGAGTGTGGCGCGTGGGCAAGGCCCTGGCCTCCGGTTCGCTGCCGCTCGACCGCGTCACGCGGCCCTTCGGCGACGACCCCCGCGACCGCGACATCCAGGACGTGCCCAAGGGGCTGGCCCGCCAGCTCGTCGGGTTCTGCGTGGTCGGCGGTCTCTCCACCCTCTTCTACCTCGTCCTCTACAGCCTCTTCCGGCAGTTCGGCGGCTCGCAGGTCGCCAACGCGCTCGCCCTGCTGGTCTCGGCGGTCGCCAACACCGCCGCGAACCGCCGGCTGACCTTCGGGGTCCGCGGCCGGGGCGGCGCCGTCCGCCACCAGGCGCAGGGCCTCGTCGTCTTCGCCATCGGCCTCGCGCTGACCAGTGGTTCGCTCGCCGCGCTGAACGCGGCCAGCAGCGACCCGGCGCACTCCACCGAGCTCGCGGTCCTGGTGGCCGCCAACCTCGCCGCGACCGTCCTGCGCTTCCTGCTCTTCCGCGCCTGGGTCTTCCCGGACCGCGGCGACAGCGCCGAGGAGGAGACGGCCGCAGCTCTCAACTCCCCTTCGTCGCCGACCTATTCGACGACGCCGCAGCACCCGCAGAACCCGCAGTACCCCGGTTCGTACGCCGCCCCGCTGCCCCAGCGCCAGCCGCTGCCCCAGCAGAGCGAGTACGACACCGCCCCGCACACCACCCAGTTCCGCGCCGGTGAAGCCGCGGACGGCACCTGGAGGGACGCGACCATGCAGTTGCAGCCGGTGCGTCCCCACGACACCGATCCGAGGGACCCCCGATGA